The genomic interval CGGAGTGACCGGAATGAGCACCGACACCCCGTCTTCCCAAGACTCTGAGGCCGAGGATGCCCCGTCCCGAGCGGAGTTGGCCGCGCGGGTCGCGGAGTTAGAGGAGTCGCTCGCGGCGGTCGACAGCGACGACGACGACTCGCCGCCGAAGATGTCGATCATCGCGACGAAAGGGACGCTCGACATGGCGTACCCGCCGCTGATCCTCGCGAGCACCGCGGCCGCCTTCGGGTACGAGGTGACGGTGTTCTCCACGTTCTGGGGGCTGGATATCCTCCACAAGGAACGGTCGAAGAACCTGAAGCTCAGCTCCGTGGGCAACCCGAACATGCCCGTCCCGAACATCGTCGCCGCGCTCCCCGGCATGGACCGGATGACGACCGCGATGATGGAGCAGAAGATCCGGGACAACGACACGGCCACCATCGAGGAACTCATTCAGACCTCACTCGACATGGGTGTCGAGTTCCAGGCGTGTCAGATGACGATCGAGTTGATGGACTACGACGAGGACGACTTCTACGACGGCGTCACTACGGGCGTCGGCGCCGCGACGGCCATCCAGGACATGGCCGACGCCGACATCCAACTCCTCGTCTAATCCGAACGGTCCAGTTCGCAGTTTCCCCTATCCCCCATTCCCCCGCTTTCCCATTCCTCCTCGTCGGCTCTGTTGGAATCCTCAAAATCTGATAGGTGCCGTGTGCTGAATATAGAGGGTGTATGCAGCAAACTTCAGCTCCACCAACAGCTGTGGTAGCAAACTTTACCCAGTAGTATGCTCTACCAAAGAGTATGGCAACGTCGGTGAAGATGGACGACGACACTAAGTCTCGTCTCGAACGGTTACAGGCCGAGATTCGGCTAAAGACGGGAAAGCGAGTGACGCAGCAGGAAATCCTCGCACAGCTCGTTGAGCACGCCATCGAGTCCAAGGCAGACCTCATCGACTCGTTCCGCGAGAACCGTGTTCCTCTTGCTGAATCCGAGCGCGAGAAGTTCCACGATGGGATGGTCTCGTCCGGAGTGACGACGACCGAAGAAGACATCGACGATGTGCTGTACGGATGAGTGTCTTCGTCGATACCGGCGTGTTCTTTGCGCATCACGACACGGATGCCGACCGACACGACCAAGCTGTCAGTGCATTCGACGAACTGTTCGATGGGGAGTTCGGACAACCGTACACGAATGACTACGTTTTCGACGAGACTGTGACGCTCACACGTGGTCGAACGGGTTCGTTTGAGGCTGCAGACACTGTCGCCAGTCGTATTCTTGGAGAAGACCCGTTTCCTCGCGTCTTCGAGATGATTCACGTCGAACCAGATGACGTTCGGGCGTCGCTAGAAACGTTTCGTCGATACGACGACCACGATCTCAGTTTCACTGATGCATCGATCGTCACCCTATGCGAGTCACGTGGTATCGACGCCGTGTTGAGTTTCGACACGGACTTTGATGGACTCGTCGACCGTATCGAACCAGGATATTAAGAAGCGACTCATCAGCGACCAAGGGTTTCAACAGAGCCTCCCCGTCCCCTTCACGGGACCCTCACGTTCCAACAGTCGGTCGAACCGTCAGCACGGCCACCGAGAGGACGTACGCGACCGTCGCGAGCAAGTACGTCTCGCCCGTGAGTGTCGTTCCGAGGCCCACGCCGGCGCCCCCGAGCGCGCTCCCGAAGGCGGCGACGAGCGGGAGCGCACAACTGGCACACGAGCCAAGCGCGACCAGTCCACCCAGGCCCGCGGGCGTGCCGTACTCGGCGACGTCACGGACGGCGAGGGAGACG from Halobaculum marinum carries:
- a CDS encoding type II toxin-antitoxin system VapC family toxin; protein product: MSVFVDTGVFFAHHDTDADRHDQAVSAFDELFDGEFGQPYTNDYVFDETVTLTRGRTGSFEAADTVASRILGEDPFPRVFEMIHVEPDDVRASLETFRRYDDHDLSFTDASIVTLCESRGIDAVLSFDTDFDGLVDRIEPGY
- a CDS encoding DsrE/DsrF/DrsH-like family protein, whose translation is MSTDTPSSQDSEAEDAPSRAELAARVAELEESLAAVDSDDDDSPPKMSIIATKGTLDMAYPPLILASTAAAFGYEVTVFSTFWGLDILHKERSKNLKLSSVGNPNMPVPNIVAALPGMDRMTTAMMEQKIRDNDTATIEELIQTSLDMGVEFQACQMTIELMDYDEDDFYDGVTTGVGAATAIQDMADADIQLLV